A single genomic interval of Alistipes provencensis harbors:
- a CDS encoding glutamine--tRNA ligase/YqeY domain fusion protein → MASETTEIREKSLNFLEEIIEESIAKGETRVQTRFPPEPNGYLHIGHAKSICINFGLAKKYGGKCNLRFDDTNPVKEDVEYVDSIKRDIQWLGFQWELERYASDYFDQLYEWAVELIKKGLAYVDDQTQEQIRENRGTVSVPGTPSPWRDRTVEENLDLFERMKNGEFPDGAKVLRAKIDMAHPNMLFRDPLMYRIIHTSHHRTGDKWCIYPMYDYAHGQSDSIEQITHSICTLEFDVHRPLYDWFIQALEIFPSHQYEFARLNLTYTMMSKRKLLKLVQEGAVMGWDDPRMPTICALRRKGYTPASVRNFAEMVGVAKRDNVIDLGKLEYCVREDLNKVAERRMAVLNPLKVVITNYDDDKTELFTAVNNPEDEAAGTRQVPFSKVIYIERDDFMEEPPKKFYRLSPGGEVRLRYSYLIKCEEVVKDAEGNITELRCTYDPMSGQGSSSDGRRVKGVIHWVSAKDAVEAEVRLFNPLFTKADPDDVEEGQTWEDNLNPESMVKVTGYLEPSLREIPVGQAVQFERVGYFCPDTDSTPEHLVFNRTVTLKDSWAKINK, encoded by the coding sequence ATGGCAAGCGAAACAACCGAAATCCGGGAGAAGTCGCTGAACTTCCTCGAAGAGATCATCGAAGAGTCGATCGCCAAGGGCGAAACACGCGTACAGACCCGTTTCCCGCCCGAACCGAACGGCTACCTCCATATCGGCCATGCCAAGAGCATCTGCATCAACTTCGGCCTGGCCAAGAAATACGGCGGTAAGTGCAACCTGCGCTTCGACGACACGAACCCCGTGAAGGAGGATGTGGAGTATGTCGACTCGATCAAGCGCGACATCCAGTGGCTCGGCTTCCAGTGGGAACTGGAGCGTTATGCGTCGGACTATTTCGACCAGCTCTACGAGTGGGCCGTGGAGCTTATCAAAAAGGGACTGGCCTACGTCGATGACCAAACGCAGGAGCAGATCCGCGAGAACCGCGGCACGGTGTCCGTGCCGGGAACCCCGTCGCCGTGGCGCGACCGGACGGTCGAGGAGAACCTCGACCTGTTCGAACGCATGAAGAACGGCGAATTCCCCGACGGCGCCAAGGTGCTGCGTGCCAAGATCGACATGGCACACCCGAACATGCTGTTCCGCGACCCGCTGATGTACCGCATCATCCACACCAGCCACCACCGCACGGGCGACAAGTGGTGCATCTACCCGATGTACGACTACGCCCACGGCCAGAGCGACTCGATCGAGCAGATCACCCACTCGATCTGCACGCTGGAATTCGACGTGCACCGTCCGCTTTACGACTGGTTCATCCAGGCGTTGGAGATTTTCCCCTCGCACCAGTACGAGTTCGCGCGGCTGAACCTCACCTACACGATGATGTCGAAGCGCAAACTGCTGAAACTCGTGCAGGAAGGCGCCGTGATGGGCTGGGACGATCCCCGCATGCCGACCATCTGCGCCCTGCGCCGCAAGGGTTACACGCCGGCTTCGGTGCGTAATTTCGCCGAGATGGTGGGTGTCGCCAAGCGCGACAACGTAATCGACCTCGGCAAGCTGGAATACTGCGTGCGCGAGGATCTGAACAAGGTCGCCGAGCGCCGCATGGCCGTGCTCAATCCGCTGAAGGTGGTCATCACCAACTACGACGACGATAAGACCGAGCTGTTCACGGCCGTGAACAACCCCGAGGACGAAGCCGCGGGAACGCGTCAGGTTCCGTTCTCGAAGGTGATCTACATCGAGCGCGACGACTTCATGGAGGAGCCACCCAAGAAGTTCTACCGCCTCTCGCCGGGCGGCGAGGTGCGCCTGCGCTACTCCTACCTCATCAAGTGCGAGGAGGTCGTGAAGGACGCCGAAGGCAATATCACGGAGCTGCGCTGCACCTACGACCCGATGTCGGGCCAAGGTTCGTCGAGCGACGGCCGCCGGGTGAAGGGCGTCATCCACTGGGTGTCGGCCAAGGACGCCGTGGAAGCCGAAGTCCGGCTGTTCAACCCGCTCTTCACCAAGGCGGACCCCGACGACGTGGAGGAGGGACAGACGTGGGAGGACAACCTCAACCCCGAGTCGATGGTCAAGGTCACGGGCTATCTGGAACCCTCGCTGCGCGAGATTCCCGTCGGACAGGCCGTGCAGTTCGAGCGCGTGGGCTATTTCTGCCCCGACACCGACTCGACCCCCGAACACCTCGTCTTCAACCGCACGGTGACGCTCAAGGATTCGTGGGCCAAGATCAACAAGTAA
- a CDS encoding RNA methyltransferase, which translates to MRKITNEELGRPSAEEFAAMEKMPVTVVLDNVRSAQNVGAFFRTSDAFAAERIALCGITAVPPSRDIHKTALGAELTVPWSRHATTAECLAQLRAEGYEIHAVEQVEGAVMLDAFRPRPGVKYALVFGNEVDGVGQEAVDMCDGAIEIPQSGTKHSINVSVAGGVVLWNFFCQIRPKR; encoded by the coding sequence ATGCGCAAAATCACCAACGAAGAACTCGGCAGGCCATCGGCAGAGGAGTTTGCCGCGATGGAGAAAATGCCCGTCACGGTGGTCTTGGACAATGTCCGTTCGGCCCAGAACGTCGGGGCTTTTTTCCGCACGTCCGACGCTTTCGCCGCGGAGCGGATCGCCCTGTGCGGCATCACCGCCGTGCCGCCCTCCCGCGACATCCACAAAACGGCTTTGGGGGCCGAGCTGACCGTGCCGTGGAGCCGTCATGCGACCACCGCGGAGTGCCTCGCGCAGCTTCGGGCCGAGGGGTACGAAATCCATGCCGTGGAGCAGGTCGAGGGGGCCGTGATGCTCGATGCGTTCCGTCCCCGGCCGGGGGTGAAATACGCGCTGGTCTTCGGCAACGAGGTCGACGGCGTGGGGCAGGAGGCGGTCGATATGTGCGACGGGGCCATCGAGATTCCGCAGTCCGGGACCAAGCATTCGATCAACGTCTCGGTCGCCGGGGGTGTCGTTTTATGGAATTTCTTTTGCCAAATCCGACCGAAGCGTTAA
- a CDS encoding AraC family transcriptional regulator, giving the protein MKNKPATTNDYQQRINRVVEYIRMHLDEDIDLRALAELSAFSPYHFHRIVSALLGEPLGEFIARTRIETAARLLCYTDVPVAEIAYRVGYDTPSSLSKAFRRFFGISPKAYRITKNRPMMKTDIQPDAEIRLSKPRISEIPAKTVAYIRAQGNYSKVDYGSYFTRLWGYVREHKLFTAGIENLVIYHNDPDISQAGDLRCDVCLALPGGRAVADGDIGVKEIAGGKYAVFLYTGPYTGLGSAYRKICGEWLPESGCALRDSPCFEKYINHPDRVPAGKLKTEIYVPLM; this is encoded by the coding sequence ATGAAGAACAAACCAGCCACCACGAACGACTATCAGCAGCGCATCAACCGGGTCGTCGAGTACATCCGGATGCACCTCGACGAAGATATCGACCTGCGCGCCTTAGCCGAACTGTCGGCATTCTCCCCGTACCATTTCCACCGCATCGTGTCGGCCCTGCTGGGGGAGCCGCTCGGTGAATTCATCGCCCGCACGCGGATCGAAACGGCCGCCCGGCTGCTGTGCTATACGGACGTTCCCGTCGCGGAGATCGCCTACCGCGTGGGTTACGACACGCCCTCGTCGCTGAGCAAGGCGTTCCGGCGGTTTTTCGGCATCTCGCCCAAAGCGTATCGAATCACTAAAAACCGTCCGATGATGAAAACCGACATCCAACCCGACGCCGAAATCCGGCTGTCGAAACCCCGGATCAGCGAGATTCCCGCCAAAACCGTGGCTTACATCCGCGCACAGGGAAATTACAGCAAGGTCGATTACGGCTCCTATTTCACCCGGCTGTGGGGTTACGTCAGGGAGCATAAGCTCTTTACTGCGGGGATCGAAAACCTCGTGATCTACCACAACGACCCCGACATTTCGCAGGCGGGCGACCTGCGCTGCGACGTATGTCTCGCACTGCCCGGAGGAAGGGCGGTTGCCGACGGCGATATCGGCGTGAAGGAGATCGCCGGGGGCAAATATGCCGTGTTTCTCTATACGGGGCCTTATACCGGACTGGGGAGTGCCTACCGGAAAATCTGCGGCGAATGGCTCCCGGAAAGCGGCTGCGCGCTGCGCGACAGCCCTTGTTTCGAGAAATACATCAACCATCCCGACCGGGTCCCGGCCGGGAAACTGAAAACCGAGATTTACGTTCCGCTGATGTGA
- a CDS encoding sensor histidine kinase: MCLSGIISTAVLAVACVLLTGRIIWQRRYVRISSRVNDEIFRSVAAYVLLIDPDFNVHQTNYYTVTGTAPKAVPPKVGNLLRCKNGEDAGVCGTHDLCADCPVRSAIAEAFRTGRNFSGVEAPMVLYTSDDRTQTVDCDVSVAGNYLTFGSTVRMVLTVNDITNQKNAQRELEKARRRAEEADRMKTFFLANTSHELRTPLNAIVGFSELLATDPTPEEKQEYLRIIRTNNELLLQLVNDILDLSKIEAGELEYEYSDIELNTIMEEQEHLCRLRQSEDSPTTITFHRKYPSCYLRTDRNRLSQVMANFLSNAVKFTARGSIDFGYDIRGGEIRIYVSDTGTGIPEEVRGQLFKRFVKAGSHKQGIGIGLAISKSIVKALGGEIGVESEVGKGSTFWFTLPYEPRQ; encoded by the coding sequence ATGTGCTTATCGGGGATAATCAGTACGGCGGTGTTGGCAGTGGCGTGTGTTCTCCTGACCGGCCGTATCATCTGGCAGCGTCGTTACGTTCGGATAAGCAGCCGTGTCAACGACGAGATATTCCGCAGTGTCGCAGCCTATGTCCTGCTGATCGATCCCGACTTCAATGTCCACCAGACCAATTACTACACCGTGACGGGTACGGCTCCGAAAGCCGTGCCTCCCAAGGTCGGGAACCTGTTGCGGTGCAAGAACGGCGAAGATGCCGGCGTCTGCGGCACCCACGACCTCTGCGCCGACTGCCCCGTGCGGTCGGCCATTGCCGAAGCGTTCCGCACGGGACGGAATTTCTCGGGAGTCGAGGCCCCGATGGTCCTTTACACCTCCGACGACCGCACGCAGACCGTCGATTGCGACGTATCGGTGGCCGGCAATTACCTGACCTTCGGCAGTACGGTCCGGATGGTACTGACCGTCAACGACATCACGAACCAGAAAAACGCCCAGCGCGAGTTGGAAAAAGCGCGCAGGCGTGCCGAGGAAGCAGACCGTATGAAAACGTTCTTTCTGGCCAACACGAGCCACGAACTGCGCACGCCGCTCAATGCCATCGTCGGATTCTCGGAACTCCTCGCAACCGACCCCACCCCCGAGGAGAAGCAGGAGTATCTCCGCATCATCCGGACCAACAACGAACTGCTGCTGCAACTGGTGAACGACATCCTCGACCTCTCGAAGATCGAAGCCGGGGAACTCGAATACGAATACTCCGACATCGAACTGAATACCATCATGGAGGAGCAGGAGCACCTCTGCCGGCTGCGGCAGTCCGAAGACAGTCCCACGACGATCACGTTCCACCGGAAATATCCCTCGTGCTACCTCCGCACCGACCGCAACCGGTTGTCGCAGGTGATGGCCAACTTCCTGAGCAACGCCGTGAAATTCACGGCCCGGGGCAGTATCGATTTCGGATACGACATCCGGGGGGGGGAAATCCGCATTTATGTCTCGGACACCGGAACGGGTATTCCCGAGGAGGTACGGGGACAGTTGTTCAAACGCTTCGTCAAGGCCGGGTCGCACAAGCAGGGCATCGGCATCGGGCTGGCGATCTCGAAATCGATCGTCAAGGCGCTGGGCGGAGAGATCGGCGTGGAGTCCGAGGTCGGGAAAGGCTCGACCTTCTGGTTCACGCTGCCTTACGAACCCCGGCAGTAA
- a CDS encoding lysophospholipid acyltransferase family protein, with amino-acid sequence MKTTELTLMQRIGLESLWLGARVFAVMPYWFKYYVVENLIFALLYYCLRYRMKVVKTNLRNSFPEKDERELAVIRRKFYRTLAEIFVDTINLADLTPEKGRSLLTVKGLEEQKERVGGRDWIAMTAHFGCWEYCSFWGLYDPTQIVVAVYHPLRSKIVEALYQRLRNGDYATTVSMKESLRFYLRNREKGIDGKNLAMGLIADQNPPRRPDSHWFRFLNQDTIFFDGGEKLALRCRLPVYFVKMDRVRRGRYEMSFEQIYDGKEEVAEYEITERYVRMLETEIRRRPELWMWSHRRWKHKRNASR; translated from the coding sequence ATGAAAACGACGGAACTGACCCTCATGCAGCGAATCGGACTGGAGTCTCTCTGGCTCGGGGCGCGTGTGTTCGCCGTGATGCCGTATTGGTTCAAGTATTATGTGGTCGAGAACCTGATCTTCGCGCTGCTCTATTACTGCCTGCGCTACCGCATGAAGGTCGTGAAGACCAACCTCCGGAACTCATTTCCCGAGAAGGACGAACGCGAACTGGCCGTCATCCGGCGGAAGTTCTACCGCACGCTGGCCGAGATTTTCGTCGATACGATCAATCTGGCCGACCTGACGCCCGAGAAGGGCCGCTCCCTGCTGACCGTCAAGGGGCTGGAGGAGCAGAAAGAGCGGGTCGGAGGCCGCGACTGGATCGCCATGACGGCCCATTTCGGCTGCTGGGAATACTGCTCGTTCTGGGGTCTGTACGACCCGACGCAGATCGTCGTCGCGGTCTACCATCCGCTGCGGAGCAAGATCGTGGAGGCGCTGTACCAGCGGCTCCGCAACGGGGATTACGCCACGACGGTCTCGATGAAGGAGAGCCTGCGCTTCTACCTGCGCAACCGGGAAAAGGGCATCGACGGCAAGAACCTCGCCATGGGACTCATCGCCGACCAGAATCCCCCGCGGCGTCCCGACAGCCATTGGTTCCGCTTCCTCAATCAGGATACGATCTTCTTCGACGGGGGCGAAAAACTGGCCCTGCGCTGTCGGCTCCCGGTTTATTTCGTGAAAATGGACCGCGTGCGGCGGGGCCGTTATGAAATGTCTTTCGAGCAGATCTACGACGGTAAAGAGGAGGTCGCCGAATACGAAATCACGGAGCGGTACGTTCGTATGCTGGAGACGGAGATTCGCCGGCGTCCCGAACTCTGGATGTGGTCGCACCGCCGCTGGAAACACAAACGAAATGCCAGTCGCTAA
- the guaB gene encoding IMP dehydrogenase, producing the protein MSFINERVQPEGLTFDDVLLIPAYSEVLPREVNIQTRFSRNIKLNIPIVSAAMDTVTEAPLAIALAREGGIGVIHKNMSIAEQAAQVRRVKRAENGMIYDPVTISKENTVGDALNLMKENKIGGIPVVDSDKILIGIVTNRDLRFQRDMSRRIEEVMTPGDRLITTRNPELEHASEILLNSKIEKLPVVDDAGRLVGLITYKDITKVQDHPNACKDSKGRLRVAAGVGITPDALDRVRALVAEDVDAVVLDSAHGHSVAMVRKLREIKAEFPSLEVVAGNVATAEAAKFLIENGADGVKVGIGPGSICTTRIIAGVGVPQLSAIFDAASAAAGTGVPVIADGGLRYSGDLVKALAAGGDCVMIGSMFAGTEEAPGETIIYNGRKFKSYRGMGSIDAMKAGSADRYFQKGCENNFSKLVPEGIAARVPFKGSLSETVYQLIGGVRAGMFYCGAKDIQTLQQARFVRITASGMHESHPHDVAITSEAPNYSSER; encoded by the coding sequence ATGTCTTTTATCAATGAAAGGGTTCAGCCCGAAGGACTTACCTTCGACGACGTGCTGCTTATACCCGCCTATTCGGAAGTGTTGCCGCGAGAGGTCAATATCCAGACCCGTTTCTCGCGAAATATCAAACTCAACATCCCCATCGTGTCCGCCGCCATGGACACCGTCACCGAGGCGCCGCTGGCTATCGCTCTGGCCCGTGAAGGGGGTATCGGCGTGATTCACAAGAACATGTCCATTGCCGAACAGGCCGCGCAGGTGCGCCGGGTGAAACGCGCCGAGAACGGCATGATCTACGACCCGGTGACCATCTCCAAGGAGAACACCGTCGGCGATGCGCTGAACCTGATGAAGGAGAACAAGATCGGAGGCATTCCGGTCGTGGATTCGGATAAGATCCTCATCGGCATCGTCACCAACCGTGACCTGCGCTTCCAGCGCGACATGTCGCGCCGCATCGAGGAGGTGATGACTCCCGGCGACCGCCTGATCACGACCCGGAACCCCGAACTCGAACATGCATCGGAAATCCTGCTCAACAGCAAGATCGAGAAGCTCCCCGTGGTGGACGACGCAGGCCGTCTGGTGGGGCTTATTACCTATAAGGACATTACCAAGGTACAGGACCATCCCAACGCCTGCAAGGACTCCAAGGGGCGTCTGCGCGTGGCTGCCGGCGTGGGTATCACGCCCGATGCGCTGGACCGCGTGAGGGCGCTGGTCGCCGAGGACGTCGATGCCGTGGTGCTCGACTCCGCACACGGCCATTCGGTCGCCATGGTCCGCAAACTGCGCGAGATCAAGGCCGAATTTCCGTCGCTCGAGGTTGTCGCCGGCAACGTGGCTACGGCCGAGGCTGCGAAGTTCCTGATCGAGAACGGCGCCGACGGCGTGAAGGTCGGCATCGGTCCGGGTTCGATCTGTACGACGCGCATCATCGCCGGAGTGGGCGTTCCCCAGCTTTCGGCCATCTTCGACGCCGCATCGGCCGCTGCCGGAACGGGCGTGCCCGTCATCGCCGACGGCGGCTTGCGCTATTCGGGCGATCTGGTGAAGGCGCTGGCTGCGGGCGGTGACTGCGTGATGATCGGCTCGATGTTCGCCGGTACGGAGGAGGCTCCGGGCGAGACGATCATCTACAACGGCCGCAAGTTCAAGAGCTACCGCGGCATGGGTTCGATCGACGCCATGAAGGCCGGGTCGGCCGACCGCTATTTCCAGAAAGGCTGTGAAAACAACTTCAGCAAGCTCGTTCCCGAGGGTATCGCCGCGCGCGTTCCGTTCAAGGGTTCCCTCTCCGAGACGGTCTACCAGTTGATCGGCGGCGTCCGCGCCGGCATGTTCTACTGCGGTGCGAAGGATATTCAGACGCTGCAACAGGCGCGGTTCGTCCGCATCACCGCTTCGGGCATGCACGAAAGCCATCCGCACGACGTAGCCATCACGAGCGAGGCGCCCAACTATTCGAGCGAACGATAA
- the guaA gene encoding glutamine-hydrolyzing GMP synthase, producing MQEKILILDFGSQYTQLIARRVRELSVYCEIHPFNKIPALDASVRGVILSGSPYSVRDAQAPTPDLSAIKGKLPLLGVCYGAQFLASAFGGEVQPAPSREYGRAMLTVGDPSDALMRDLPAKTQVWMSHGDTITRVPDTYKLVASTEDVRVAAFHVEGEQTWGIQFHPEVYHSTDGTQLLKNFVVGICGCEQSWTSESFVESTVRELREKLGDDKVVLGLSGGVDSSVAAVLLHKAIGKNLYCIFVDSGLLRKNEFEDVLESYKNMGLNVKGVKAGAKFLGDLAGVTDPERKRKIIGRDFVEVFNEEAIQIKDVKWLAQGTIYPDVIESCSVNGPSATIKSHHNVGGLPEKMHLGIVEPLRLLFKDEVRRVGRSLGISEQLIGRHPFPGPGLAIRILGDITPEKVEILQNVDKIYIDSLRAAGLYDKVWQAGAILLPVKSVGVMGDERTYESCVALRAVTSTDGMTADWVHLPYEFLANVSNDIINKVKGVNRVVYDISSKPPATIEWE from the coding sequence ATGCAGGAAAAAATTCTCATTCTCGACTTCGGATCGCAGTACACGCAGCTTATCGCACGGCGTGTCCGCGAACTGAGCGTCTATTGCGAAATCCACCCCTTCAACAAAATTCCGGCGCTCGACGCTTCGGTGCGGGGTGTGATCCTTTCGGGCAGCCCCTACTCCGTGCGGGATGCTCAGGCCCCGACCCCCGATCTTTCGGCCATCAAGGGCAAACTGCCGCTGCTGGGCGTCTGTTACGGTGCCCAGTTCCTCGCGTCGGCCTTTGGCGGCGAGGTGCAGCCCGCACCCAGCCGCGAATACGGCCGTGCGATGCTCACCGTCGGCGACCCGTCGGATGCGCTGATGCGCGACCTGCCGGCCAAGACGCAGGTGTGGATGTCGCACGGCGACACCATCACGCGCGTGCCCGATACCTATAAACTGGTCGCCAGCACCGAGGACGTGCGCGTCGCCGCATTCCATGTCGAGGGTGAGCAGACGTGGGGTATCCAGTTCCATCCGGAGGTCTACCACTCGACCGACGGCACGCAGTTGCTGAAAAATTTCGTCGTCGGCATCTGCGGCTGCGAGCAGTCGTGGACCTCGGAGAGCTTCGTGGAGTCCACCGTGCGCGAGCTGCGCGAAAAGCTGGGCGACGACAAGGTCGTGCTGGGGCTCTCGGGCGGTGTCGATTCGTCGGTCGCCGCCGTGCTGCTGCACAAGGCCATCGGCAAGAACCTCTACTGCATCTTCGTCGATTCGGGACTGCTGCGCAAGAACGAGTTCGAAGATGTGCTGGAATCCTATAAGAACATGGGCCTGAACGTCAAGGGCGTGAAAGCCGGCGCCAAGTTTCTGGGCGATCTGGCGGGCGTCACCGACCCCGAGCGGAAACGCAAGATCATCGGCCGCGACTTCGTGGAGGTGTTCAACGAAGAGGCTATCCAGATCAAGGACGTCAAGTGGCTGGCGCAGGGTACGATCTACCCGGACGTGATCGAGTCGTGCTCGGTCAACGGTCCCTCGGCCACGATCAAGTCGCACCACAACGTGGGCGGACTTCCCGAGAAGATGCACCTCGGGATCGTCGAGCCGCTGCGCCTGCTGTTCAAAGACGAGGTGCGGCGTGTGGGACGTTCGCTGGGCATTTCCGAACAACTGATCGGCCGCCATCCCTTCCCGGGACCGGGCCTCGCTATCCGCATTCTGGGCGACATCACCCCCGAGAAGGTCGAGATTCTGCAAAACGTGGACAAAATCTATATCGATTCGCTGCGCGCCGCCGGGCTGTACGACAAGGTATGGCAGGCCGGAGCGATCCTGCTTCCGGTGAAGAGCGTCGGCGTGATGGGCGACGAGCGCACCTACGAGAGCTGCGTGGCCCTGCGTGCCGTGACCTCGACGGACGGCATGACGGCCGACTGGGTGCACCTGCCCTATGAGTTTCTGGCCAATGTCTCGAACGATATCATCAACAAGGTCAAGGGGGTCAACCGCGTCGTCTACGACATCTCCTCGAAACCGCCCGCAACGATCGAGTGGGAGTAG
- a CDS encoding 3'-5' exonuclease, translated as MKDFAAIDFETANGKRTSVCSVGVVVVRGGEVTDTFYRLIRPRPNYYSHFTTAIHGLRYEDTAEAPDFASVWHEIEPRIEGLPLVAHNSPFDEGCLKAAFDLYGMPYPGYTFYCTCRASRRIFGSRLPNHQLHTVSAACGYELENHHHALADAEACAQIALKLL; from the coding sequence ATGAAAGATTTTGCAGCCATAGATTTTGAAACGGCCAACGGAAAGCGCACGAGCGTCTGCTCGGTGGGTGTCGTCGTCGTGCGCGGCGGTGAGGTTACCGACACGTTCTACCGCCTGATCCGTCCCCGTCCCAACTATTACAGCCATTTCACCACGGCCATCCACGGCCTGCGCTATGAGGATACGGCCGAGGCTCCCGATTTCGCCTCCGTGTGGCACGAGATCGAACCCCGTATCGAGGGTCTGCCGCTCGTGGCGCACAATTCGCCTTTCGACGAAGGGTGTCTGAAGGCGGCTTTCGACCTCTACGGCATGCCTTATCCCGGCTACACGTTCTATTGTACCTGCCGGGCTTCGCGGCGCATCTTCGGCAGCCGCCTGCCCAACCACCAACTGCATACCGTCTCCGCCGCCTGCGGCTATGAACTGGAAAACCACCACCATGCGCTGGCCGATGCCGAAGCCTGCGCGCAGATCGCACTCAAACTCCTCTGA
- the panB gene encoding 3-methyl-2-oxobutanoate hydroxymethyltransferase: MSVESTVRAVTTYRLTEMKQRGEKIAMLTSYDYSMAKIVDAAGVDVILVGDSAANVMAGYETTVPITLDMMIYHARSVVRAVERALVVVDLPFGAYQGNSKVALDSAIRIMKETEADAVKMEGGEEILESVQRILSAGIPVMGHLGLTPQSIHKFGTYAVRAKEEAEAGKLVRDARLLSDAGCFGIVLEKIPAALAERVTKEISAPTIGIGAGGCCDGQVLVIHDMLGINKGFSPRFLRRYADLHTVMTGAVEQYVRDVKECDFPNESEQY; encoded by the coding sequence ATGTCAGTAGAAAGCACCGTTCGTGCGGTAACGACTTACCGCCTTACGGAGATGAAACAGCGGGGCGAGAAGATCGCCATGCTTACCTCTTACGACTATTCGATGGCGAAGATCGTCGATGCCGCGGGCGTCGACGTGATTCTCGTGGGTGACTCGGCGGCCAACGTCATGGCCGGTTACGAGACCACGGTTCCCATTACCCTCGATATGATGATCTACCACGCACGTTCGGTCGTGCGCGCCGTCGAGCGTGCGCTGGTCGTCGTCGACCTGCCGTTCGGAGCCTATCAGGGCAACTCGAAGGTGGCACTCGACTCGGCCATCCGCATCATGAAGGAGACCGAGGCCGACGCTGTGAAGATGGAGGGCGGCGAGGAGATTCTCGAATCGGTCCAGCGCATTCTTTCGGCCGGCATTCCCGTCATGGGGCACCTCGGCCTGACGCCCCAGTCGATCCACAAGTTCGGCACCTATGCCGTCCGTGCCAAGGAGGAGGCCGAGGCCGGGAAACTGGTGCGCGACGCCCGCCTGCTGAGCGATGCGGGGTGCTTCGGCATCGTGCTGGAAAAGATTCCCGCAGCGCTGGCCGAGCGGGTGACGAAGGAGATTTCGGCCCCGACGATCGGTATCGGCGCCGGCGGCTGCTGCGACGGGCAGGTGCTCGTGATCCACGACATGCTGGGCATCAACAAGGGCTTTTCGCCCCGTTTTCTGCGCCGCTATGCCGATCTGCATACCGTGATGACCGGAGCCGTGGAGCAGTATGTCCGCGATGTGAAGGAGTGCGATTTCCCCAACGAGAGCGAGCAGTATTAA
- a CDS encoding glycosyltransferase family 2 protein, translating to MPVAKIVILNWNGAGHLRRFLPSVVAAAPEGVEVVVADNGSTDDSVAILAAEFPTVSVLRMDANYGFAGGYNRALEQIEADYYLLLNSDIETPPGWLGPILDCLSKNPDVAVVAPKLISYADRTMFEYAGASGGFIDFLGYPFCRGRILRCVEEDRGQYDDARDVFWVSGAAFCCRADVFRALGGFDADFFAHMEEIDLCWRMQLAGYRVRVVPQSTVYHLGGGTLQTDSPTKVFYNHRNNLAMLYKCTSTGQRLFVAVARPALDLLAAFSYLVQGRGDNFRAVFRAYRDFFRWHKMLSRKRRTIRATRKGSAAEHIYRGSVVLRYLFGRRTFAKMMP from the coding sequence ATGCCAGTCGCTAAAATCGTCATATTGAATTGGAACGGCGCCGGACACCTGCGCCGTTTTCTGCCGTCGGTCGTGGCCGCGGCTCCCGAAGGGGTCGAAGTTGTGGTGGCCGACAACGGATCGACGGACGATTCCGTGGCGATCCTCGCCGCCGAATTCCCTACGGTCTCGGTGCTGCGCATGGATGCCAATTACGGCTTTGCCGGCGGTTACAACCGGGCGCTGGAGCAGATCGAGGCCGACTATTACCTGCTGCTCAACTCCGATATCGAGACGCCTCCGGGGTGGCTCGGGCCGATCTTGGACTGCCTAAGCAAAAATCCCGACGTGGCGGTCGTCGCGCCGAAACTGATCTCCTATGCCGACCGGACGATGTTCGAATACGCCGGGGCTTCGGGCGGATTCATCGACTTTCTGGGCTATCCCTTCTGCCGGGGCCGCATCCTGCGCTGCGTGGAGGAGGACCGGGGACAGTACGACGACGCCCGCGACGTATTCTGGGTGAGCGGCGCGGCTTTCTGCTGCCGGGCCGACGTGTTCCGGGCGCTGGGAGGCTTCGACGCCGATTTCTTCGCCCACATGGAGGAGATCGACCTCTGCTGGCGGATGCAGTTGGCGGGCTACCGCGTGCGGGTCGTTCCCCAAAGCACGGTCTACCACCTCGGTGGCGGTACGCTCCAGACCGATTCGCCGACCAAGGTCTTCTACAATCACCGGAACAATCTGGCGATGCTTTATAAATGTACCTCCACCGGGCAGCGGCTTTTCGTGGCCGTGGCGCGTCCGGCGCTCGACCTGCTGGCGGCTTTCTCCTATCTGGTGCAGGGACGCGGGGATAATTTCCGGGCCGTGTTCCGTGCCTACCGCGATTTTTTCCGCTGGCATAAGATGCTCTCCCGCAAGCGGCGCACGATCCGTGCGACCCGCAAAGGTTCCGCCGCGGAGCATATTTACCGCGGTTCGGTGGTCCTGCGCTACCTTTTCGGGCGGCGCACTTTCGCCAAGATGATGCCTTGA